A genomic window from Hyla sarda isolate aHylSar1 chromosome 10, aHylSar1.hap1, whole genome shotgun sequence includes:
- the RPL22 gene encoding 60S ribosomal protein L22 has translation MAPVKKSSTKGSKKKKQLLKFTLDCTHPVEDGIMDAANFEQFLHDRIKVNGKVGNLGGGVVTIERSKSKITVTSEVPFSKRYLKYLTKKYLKKNSLRDWLRVVANSKESYELRYFQINQDEEEEEDED, from the exons ATGGCTCCTGTG AAAAAGTCCTCAACAAAAGGCAGCAAGAAGAAGAAGCAGCTGCTGAAGTTCACCTTGGACTGCACACACCCTGTAGAAGATGGCATCATGGATGCTGCTAACTTT GAGCAGTTTTTACACGACCGCATCAAAGTGAATGGGAAGGTTGGCAACCTGGGCGGTGGTGTTGTCACCATCGAGAGGAGCAAAAGCAAAATTACAGTCACTTCTGAAGTACCATTCTCCAAAAG GTACCTGAAATATCTGACTAAGAAATACCTAAAGAAGAACAGTCTGCGTGACTGGCTGCGCGTGGTCGCCAACAGTAAGGAAAGCTACGAGCTTAGATACTTCCAGATCAACCaggacgaggaggaggaggaggatgaagattAA